The following are encoded in a window of Chondrinema litorale genomic DNA:
- a CDS encoding tetratricopeptide repeat protein, with translation MQTLKDLIEKYVDEENTFALDQLYDKLSVNGTEEEKKILAEGYLSNFAQCQYDYMCGKFNDIDWIWELIDWLEKVKVLDAEFDELDYYKGHVYEMLSSTSEKPENKIKFNKLSTAHFRKQIEHGNEDVDVQINLAKSIFEHCQLTNTYKAGSMQEICDLLVEAIHLERKAENQYSFFGFNGSSISAFLNTAYEILALQIKNSELYHHQLINAFRNSIQQYTDAEPMIYYHWADTLHRITQWVDYSNTTTSRLSFEVVERIWLEIRMVMENIIDIYSESEHFLTSAGHLFVRLAEKEHSFYYYKVSLNYYKKALAINSKTWSNPLYASNSLKMMAYISLEDGDSKKALDLFNQGLQIYETSQKELDDFQLNLNHADFLFEYARLFEGFSSKNTLLEVQKLYEASKALANNFYTQPFYGLAKTALKLRDKQACVAILKECGVIFSNEYHTHDFNEIKTDKDFVEIHELIPQIIEEIEKGKG, from the coding sequence ATGCAAACATTAAAAGACCTGATAGAGAAATATGTAGATGAGGAGAATACATTTGCACTGGATCAATTGTATGATAAATTGTCTGTGAATGGGACTGAGGAGGAAAAGAAGATTTTGGCAGAAGGTTATCTTTCAAACTTTGCACAGTGCCAGTATGATTATATGTGTGGCAAGTTTAACGACATTGACTGGATTTGGGAATTAATAGACTGGCTAGAAAAAGTAAAAGTACTCGATGCTGAGTTTGATGAATTAGATTACTACAAAGGGCATGTGTATGAAATGCTTTCTTCCACTAGTGAAAAACCTGAAAATAAAATCAAGTTTAATAAATTGAGTACGGCTCATTTTAGAAAGCAAATTGAGCATGGGAATGAAGATGTGGATGTGCAGATCAATCTGGCAAAAAGCATCTTCGAACATTGCCAACTAACAAATACATACAAAGCAGGATCGATGCAGGAAATATGCGATTTGTTAGTTGAAGCTATACATCTGGAAAGAAAGGCAGAAAATCAATACAGTTTTTTCGGCTTTAATGGATCAAGTATTTCGGCATTTTTAAACACTGCCTACGAAATTTTGGCTTTGCAAATAAAAAATAGCGAACTGTATCACCACCAATTAATCAATGCTTTTAGAAATTCAATTCAGCAGTATACAGATGCCGAGCCAATGATTTATTATCATTGGGCTGATACTTTGCATAGAATTACCCAATGGGTAGATTACTCAAACACGACTACGAGTAGATTATCTTTTGAAGTGGTAGAAAGAATTTGGTTGGAGATCAGAATGGTGATGGAAAACATCATCGATATATATTCGGAAAGCGAACATTTTTTAACCAGTGCAGGCCATTTATTTGTAAGGTTGGCAGAAAAGGAACATAGTTTTTATTACTATAAAGTATCTCTAAATTACTATAAAAAAGCCTTGGCGATTAATAGTAAAACTTGGAGCAATCCGCTTTATGCGAGCAATTCTTTAAAGATGATGGCTTATATTTCTTTAGAGGATGGTGATAGTAAAAAGGCTTTAGATTTATTTAACCAAGGATTGCAGATTTATGAAACCTCTCAAAAGGAGCTAGATGATTTTCAGTTAAATCTGAATCATGCTGATTTTCTGTTTGAATATGCCCGCTTGTTCGAAGGTTTTTCGAGCAAAAACACATTGTTAGAAGTTCAAAAGTTGTATGAAGCCTCAAAAGCATTAGCCAATAACTTTTATACCCAGCCTTTTTATGGTTTAGCAAAAACGGCTTTAAAACTAAGAGACAAGCAAGCTTGTGTGGCTATTTTAAAAGAATGTGGAGTTATCTTTTCAAATGAGTACCACACCCACGATTTTAATGAAATCAAAACAGACAAAGACTTCGTAGAAATTCATGAGTTAATTCCCCAAATAATCGAGGAGATAGAGAAGGGGAAAGGTTAA